In Salvelinus alpinus chromosome 30, SLU_Salpinus.1, whole genome shotgun sequence, a single genomic region encodes these proteins:
- the LOC139559726 gene encoding 5'-AMP-activated protein kinase subunit gamma-2-like isoform X7, with protein MLEKLELDDDGVAAEPDSDIYMRFMKSHSCYDIVPTSSKLVVFDTGLQVKKAFFALVANGVRAAPLWDSERQCFVGMLTITDFIIILHRYYKSPLVQIYELEDHKLETWREVYLQETFKPLVNISPESSIFDAVYSLIKNKIHRLPVIDPVTGNPLYILTHKRILKFLQLFVREMPKPAFMKQTLGELGIGTYKNIAFIHPDTPIIKALQIFVERRVSALPVVDVSGKVVDIYSKFDVINLAAEKTYNNLDITVTQALRHRWQYFEGVMQCHKLDTLETIVDRIVKAEVHRLVVVDDRSAIEGIISLSDILQALVLSPADACREEGLLE; from the exons ATGCTGGAGAAACTTGAACTAGACGATGATGGTGTTG CTGCTGAACCAGACAGTGATATTTACATGCGCTTTATGAAGTCCCATAGCTGCTATGACATCGTTCCCACCAGCTCCAAGCTGGTTGTGTTTGACACTGGACTGCAA GTGAAGAAGGCTTTCTTTGCCTTAGTGGCCAATGGGGTGCGTGCTGCTCCACTGTGGGACTCAGAGAGGCAGTGTTTTGTGG GAATGTTGACAATCACAGActtcatcatcatactacacagATACTACAAGTCACCGTTG GTGCAAATATATGAGTTGGAAGATCATAAGCTTGAGACGTGGAGAG AAGTATATTTGCAAGAGACATTCAAACCTTTAGTGAACATATCACCTGAATCAAG CATATTTGATGCAGTGTATTCCCTCATCAAAAACAAGATCCACCGTCTGCCTGTCATCGACCCTGTTACGGGAAACCCACTTTACATCCTCACACACAAGAGGATCCTCAAGTTCCTACAGCTCTTT GTGCGCGAGATGCCCAAGCCAGCCTTTATGAAGCAGACCTTGGGGGAGCTGGGCATCGGTACCTACAAGAACATAGCTTTCATCCACCCTGACACACCCATCATCAAGGCCCTGCAGATCTTCGTAGAGAGGAGGGTGTCTGCCCTGCCTGTGGTGGACGTATCTG GGAAAGTGGTGGATATTTACTCCAAATTTGATGTCATA AACCTGGCAGCAGAGAAGACGTATAATAACCTGGACATCACCGTGACCCAGGCTCTGAGGCATCGCTGGCAGTACTTTGAGGGGGTCATGCAGTGCCACAAGCTGGACACACTGGAGACCATCGTGGACAGGATTGTCAAAGCAGAG gtCCATCGGTTGGTGGTGGTGGATGATCGCTCGGCCATCGAGGGCATCATCTCCTTGTCTGACATCCTGCAGGCCCTGGTGCTCAGCCCAGCAG